A single Triticum dicoccoides isolate Atlit2015 ecotype Zavitan chromosome 2A, WEW_v2.0, whole genome shotgun sequence DNA region contains:
- the LOC119353073 gene encoding lipoamide acyltransferase component of branched-chain alpha-keto acid dehydrogenase complex, mitochondrial-like, with protein MAWRRLASRSRRCPTIPAAPRPAAPRPRPPAGPAAATPPLRRLLLPLSPPGFAAAAASSPARLLHAAAVRGGSRWLASDASASAARGPSAELVEVPLAQTGEGIAECELLRWFVSEGDHVDEFQQLCEVQSDKATIEITSRFKGTVHEIQFAPGDIVKVGETLLKMIVNGSQVVPHDSLASSPDIPLGVDTSASPLSEGNAPRGSLSTPAVRHLVKQYGLNIDDIKGTGRDGRVLKEDVLNYAASKGLLQEPPSALEENVGQVELPEGGKSLLDSHFYEDKRIPLRGYQRAMVKSMSLAAKVPHFHYLEEINCDALVQLKASFQKENKDHDVKHTFLPFLIKSLSVALSKYPLLNSSFIEETNEVTLKGFHNIGVAMATEQGLVVPSIKKVQSLSILEITKELSRLHEMALQNRLSTNDITGGTITLSNIGAIGGKFGSPVLNLPEVAIIALGRIQKLPRFDDEENVYPSSIINVTVGADHRVVDGATVARFCNEWKSLVEKPELLLLHMR; from the exons ATGGCCTGGAGGCGGCTCGCCTCCCGCTCCCGTCGCTGCCCCACCATCCCCGCCGCCCCGCGGCCCGCGGCGCCGCGTCCGCGTCCGCCGGCGGGACCCGCCGCGGCCACGCCGCCgctgcgccgcctcctcctccccctctccccgcCCGGCTTCGCAGCCGCCGCAGCCTCCTCGCCCGCGCGGCTGCTCCACGCCGCTGCGGTGCGCGGGGGGAGCAGGTGGCTCGCGAGCGACGCCTCCGCCTCCGCGGCGAGGGGGCCCTCCGCCGAGCTGGTGGAGGTGCCCCTGGCGCAGACGGGGGAGGGGATCGCCGAGTGCGAGCTGCTGCGCTGGTTCGTCAGCGAG GGCGACCACGTAGATGAATTCCAGCAGCTCTGTGAGGTACAGAGCGACAAAGCGACCATAGAAATTACAAGCCGTTTCAAGGGAACAGTACATGAGATTCAGTTTGCCCCCGGTGACATAGTAAAG GTTGGCGAAACTTTACTTAAGATGATTGTCAACGGCAGTCAAGTTGTACCTCATGATAGCCTAGCTTCATCCCCTGACATTCCTCTTGGAGTGGATACTTCTGCAAGTCCTTTAAGTGAAGGCAATGCTCCTCGTGGGTCTCTCTCCACGCCAGCCGTCAGGCATCTAGTGAAGCAGTATGGGCTCAACATCGATGATATTAAGGGTACAGGAAGAGATGGTAGAGTGTTGAAAGAGGATGTTCTGAATTACGCTGCTAGCAAGGGTCTTCTCCAGGAGCCGCCGTCAGCTTTGGAAGAGAATGTTGGTCAAGTTGAGTTACCGGAGGGAGGAAAATCACTACTTGATTCACATTTTTATGAAGATAAGAGAATTCCTCTCAG GGGATACCAGAGAGCAATGGTGAAATCAATGAGCCTGGCTGCAAAAGTACCACATTTTCATTATCTGGAGGAAATAAACTGTGATGCTCTTGTACAACTTAAGGCATCATTTCAGAAGGAGAATAAAGATCATGATGTGAAGCACACCTTCCTTCCATTCCTCATAAAATCTCTTTCTGTGGCACTGAGTAAATATCCATTGTTAAACAGCTCTTTCATTGAAGAAACAAATGAAGTTACTCTCAAAG GATTCCATAACATCGGAGTAGCTATGGCTACAGAACAGGGATTAGTGGTGCCAAGCATCAAGAAAGTCCAGTCACTTTCTATATTGGAG ATCACAAAGGAATTGTCAAGATTACATGAGATGGCACTGCAAAACAGACTAAGCACCAACGATATCACTGGTGGAACCATAACACTGAGCAACATAGGCGCCATCGGTGGCAAGTTTGGCTCTCCTGTTCTCAACCTGCCTGAAGTTGCGATCATTGCGCTCGGCCGCATTCAGAAGCTCCCTCGCTTTGATGATGAAGAAAACGTTTACCCGTCCTCGATAATCAAT GTGACCGTTGGAGCCGACCATAGAGTCGTCGACGGTGCCACAGTTGCAAGGTTTTGCAACGAGTGGAAAAGCCTGGTCGAAAAGCCAGAGCTGCTCCTGCTGCACATGCGATGA